In Bernardetia litoralis DSM 6794, the genomic window CAATTATTTTGAAATAAATAGGTGTTTTTTGAATTTTATTACTTTGGTATATGACTAGAACTTTCGTAAATTATAAATGGTACAAAATTTTATTCTATGGAAAAAGACAAATAATATTTGGTGATAAAAATAGAAAATTACTCTATTTTCCAAATGAGATTCATCTTGCAAAAGTTCTGATGACTTTGTTTCTTAAAAATCTTCTTTTCGTTCTGTCTGAATGCGTATAGATTCGTCATGAATAAGTTTGAAAATCGCTGAAACAAAATCTGGGTTGATGTCCATTGTTTCTGCCCATTCTGGACGGCTTTCAAATACTTTTTGCCAACGCTCTAATTGAAAAATAGGAAGGTTGTTTTCTCTTTTATAATCTCCAAGTTGTTTTACCAACTCCAAACGAGCCACAAAATTTTCTACTACTTCTCTATCAATTTTATCAATCTGAGTACGCAAGTTTTCTAATTTATCTGAAAGACCAGCTTTTTCAAGAGTTTCTAAGTTTCCTGTACGAACGACTAATTTATCCAAAATTTCGGCAAGACGTTGAGGTGTAACTTGTTGAGAAGCATCACTCCAAGCCTCATTTGGGTCTCTGTGAGTTTCTATCATCAAGCCTTCATAATTCAAATCCATTGCTTTTTGAGAAATTGGATAAATTAATTCTCGTTTTCCACCAATATGACTTGGGTCACAAAGAAGAGGCAAAGAAGGAAGTTTACTTTTGAGTTCGATAGCCAATTGCCACATGGGTTCGTTACGGTATTTTGTATTTCCATAACTAGAAAAACCACGGTGCAAAGCAGCCATTTTATTGATTCCAGCTTGATAAATACGTTCGATTCCACCCATCCAAAGTGCAACATCTGGATTAATTGGATTTTTGACAATCACAGGAACATCAAC contains:
- a CDS encoding chorismate mutase, whose protein sequence is MEFAPLSSWFPNNSNWNTEKKPLFIAGPCSAETPEQLMETCLEIAKNDKVQVLRAGIWKPRTRPNNFEGVGKVGLEWLLDVKKATGKLITTEVAKPEHVEEALKHEVDILWIGARSVVNPFTMQEIADSLKGVDVPVIVKNPINPDVALWMGGIERIYQAGINKMAALHRGFSSYGNTKYRNEPMWQLAIELKSKLPSLPLLCDPSHIGGKRELIYPISQKAMDLNYEGLMIETHRDPNEAWSDASQQVTPQRLAEILDKLVVRTGNLETLEKAGLSDKLENLRTQIDKIDREVVENFVARLELVKQLGDYKRENNLPIFQLERWQKVFESRPEWAETMDINPDFVSAIFKLIHDESIRIQTERKEDF